A genomic segment from Janthinobacterium sp. 64 encodes:
- a CDS encoding DUF2160 domain-containing protein produces MENTDSTASLFGWMAWTPEVAIFFICIGLMLAGMTVWQIRSPSIARKGFLPMPTTRGDRLFIGLLTAAYVNLAWAGFTEMQQAIGAGISFVVLLVVMRWG; encoded by the coding sequence ATGGAAAATACCGATAGCACAGCCAGCCTGTTCGGCTGGATGGCGTGGACGCCGGAAGTGGCCATCTTCTTCATCTGCATCGGCTTGATGCTCGCTGGCATGACGGTGTGGCAAATCCGTTCGCCCAGCATAGCACGCAAGGGCTTTTTGCCCATGCCGACGACGCGCGGCGACAGGCTGTTCATTGGTTTACTCACGGCCGCGTATGTGAATCTGGCGTGGGCGGGGTTTACGGAAATGCAGCAGGCCATCGGGGCCGGCATCAGTTTTGTAGTGTTGTTGGTGGTAATGCGTTGGGGATAA
- a CDS encoding DeoR/GlpR family DNA-binding transcription regulator — MNLNPRQRRLLEVVRQKVTMSVEELAQQLDVTPQTVRRDVKQMEEARLLARYHGGVGLPSSVENIDYSQRQVFNSDAKRRIATAVAAQVPHGCSLLINIGTTTEEVARALGQHTGLHVVTNNLNVAAILADNAACEVIVAGGVVRGRDRGIVGEATIDFIRQFKVDIGIIGISSIDEDGSLRDFDAREVKVAQAIIEQSREVWLVADQHKFGRKALVRLADLAQIDILFTDAPPPARFADVLRDAGVKVVVA; from the coding sequence ATGAATTTGAATCCCCGCCAGCGCCGCTTGCTTGAAGTGGTGCGCCAGAAAGTCACGATGTCGGTCGAGGAGTTGGCCCAGCAACTCGACGTCACGCCACAAACCGTGCGGCGCGACGTCAAGCAGATGGAAGAAGCGCGCCTGCTGGCCCGCTATCACGGCGGCGTGGGCTTGCCCTCGTCCGTGGAAAACATCGATTACAGCCAGCGCCAGGTCTTCAACAGCGACGCCAAGCGGCGCATCGCCACCGCCGTGGCGGCGCAAGTGCCGCATGGCTGCTCGCTGCTGATCAATATCGGCACTACCACCGAAGAAGTGGCGCGCGCGCTGGGACAGCACACGGGCTTGCACGTGGTGACGAACAACCTGAACGTGGCCGCCATCCTGGCCGACAACGCCGCCTGCGAAGTCATCGTGGCCGGCGGCGTGGTGCGCGGACGCGACCGTGGCATCGTGGGCGAAGCCACCATCGACTTCATCCGCCAGTTCAAGGTCGACATCGGCATCATCGGCATTTCCAGCATCGACGAAGACGGCAGCCTGCGCGACTTCGATGCGCGCGAAGTAAAAGTGGCGCAAGCCATCATCGAGCAGTCGCGCGAGGTGTGGCTGGTGGCTGACCAGCATAAATTCGGCCGCAAGGCGCTGGTGCGCCTGGCCGACCTGGCGCAAATCGATATCTTGTTTACGGATGCGCCGCCGCCGGCCCGCTTTGCCGACGTACTGCGCGACGCGGGCGTCAAAGTGGTGGTGGCCTGA
- a CDS encoding carbohydrate ABC transporter permease, which translates to MIHNGKTDNNRRAWLLILPVLLCVAFSAILPLMTVVNYSVQDILSPTQKVFVGTEWFRMVMLDGDLHSALLRQLLFSGSVLAIQIPLGILIALCMPADGWKASLALVLIALPLLIPWNVVGTIWQIFGRGDIGLMGYTLNQLGFDYNYNGNSLDAWLTVMVMDIWHWTPLVVLLCYAGLRAIPDAYYQAARIDGASRLAVFRYIQLPKLRNVLMIAVLLRFMDSFMIYTEPFVLTGGGPGNATTFLSQYLTQKAVGQFDLGPASAFSLIYFLIILLFCFVLYTWMQRVGTGDQK; encoded by the coding sequence ATGATACATAACGGTAAAACCGATAACAACCGCCGTGCCTGGCTGCTGATTCTGCCCGTGCTGCTGTGCGTGGCCTTTTCCGCCATCCTGCCCCTGATGACGGTGGTGAACTATTCCGTGCAAGATATTCTGAGCCCCACGCAAAAGGTCTTCGTCGGTACCGAGTGGTTCCGCATGGTCATGCTGGACGGCGACTTGCACAGCGCCTTGCTGCGCCAGTTGCTGTTTTCCGGTTCCGTGCTGGCCATCCAGATTCCGCTCGGTATCCTGATTGCCCTGTGCATGCCGGCCGATGGCTGGAAGGCGTCCCTCGCCCTGGTGCTGATCGCGCTGCCCCTCTTGATCCCTTGGAACGTGGTGGGCACCATCTGGCAAATCTTTGGCCGTGGCGACATCGGCCTGATGGGCTACACCTTGAATCAATTGGGTTTTGATTACAATTACAACGGCAATTCGCTCGACGCCTGGCTGACGGTGATGGTGATGGATATCTGGCACTGGACGCCTCTCGTTGTGCTGCTGTGCTATGCGGGCTTGCGCGCCATCCCCGACGCGTATTACCAGGCGGCGCGCATCGATGGCGCCTCGCGCCTGGCCGTATTCCGCTACATCCAGCTGCCGAAACTGCGCAATGTGCTGATGATCGCCGTCTTGCTGCGCTTCATGGACAGTTTCATGATCTACACGGAACCGTTCGTACTGACCGGTGGCGGACCGGGCAATGCCACCACCTTTTTGTCGCAATACCTGACGCAAAAGGCCGTCGGCCAGTTCGATCTGGGGCCGGCGTCCGCGTTTTCATTGATTTACTTCCTGATCATCCTGCTGTTCTGCTTTGTGCTGTACACGTGGATGCAGAGAGTCGGCACGGGAGACCAGAAATGA
- the glpK gene encoding glycerol kinase GlpK, with protein MTKYILALDQGTTSSRAILFDHAGRPHASAQREFRQIFPQPGWVEHDANEIWASQEGVLQQLLRDSGVAASEVAAIGVTNQRETTVLWDRATGEPVANAIVWQDRRNAAYCEQLVGQGKADVIQQKTGLVLDAYFSATKLKWLLDNVPGARARAERGELAFGTIDSWLIYKMSGAHLTDTSNAARTMLFNIHTLQWDTDLLALLGIPASLLPDVVPSSGVAAHTHVDLLGISVPIAGIAGDQQAATFGQVCLKPGMAKNTYGTGCFMLMNVGKRPLPSKNRLLTTVGWSLGTDANQTDYLLEGSAFIAGAAVQWMRDGLGIIRDSSEVEALATSVPDSGGLVFVPAFAGLGAPYWDPYARGTLIGITRGTGKAHIARAALEGVAYQNVDVLSAMQDDAGIALSELRVDGGAARNDMLMQFQADILNVPVVRPVVTETTALGAAYLAGLAVGFWASQEEIAAQWQVGRRFEPAMAADERLSRLHKWQRAVERSRDWSE; from the coding sequence ATGACCAAATACATACTTGCTTTAGACCAGGGCACCACCAGTTCGCGTGCCATCCTGTTTGACCATGCGGGCCGGCCGCACGCCAGCGCGCAGCGCGAATTTCGCCAGATTTTCCCCCAGCCGGGCTGGGTCGAGCATGACGCGAACGAAATCTGGGCTTCGCAAGAAGGCGTGCTGCAGCAGTTGCTGCGCGACAGCGGCGTGGCGGCAAGCGAGGTGGCCGCCATCGGCGTGACCAACCAGCGCGAAACGACGGTGCTGTGGGACCGCGCCACGGGCGAGCCCGTCGCCAACGCCATCGTCTGGCAAGACCGTAGAAATGCGGCCTATTGCGAGCAGCTGGTCGGGCAGGGCAAGGCGGACGTGATCCAGCAAAAGACGGGCTTGGTGCTGGACGCCTATTTTTCCGCGACTAAATTGAAATGGCTGCTCGACAACGTTCCCGGCGCCCGCGCGCGCGCCGAGCGGGGAGAACTGGCCTTCGGCACCATCGACAGCTGGCTGATCTACAAGATGAGCGGCGCCCACTTGACGGACACGAGCAACGCGGCGCGCACCATGCTGTTCAACATTCATACTTTGCAGTGGGACACGGATCTGCTGGCGCTGCTGGGCATTCCCGCCTCGCTGCTGCCCGACGTCGTGCCATCGAGCGGCGTGGCCGCGCACACGCACGTTGACCTGCTGGGTATCTCCGTGCCGATTGCCGGCATCGCGGGCGACCAGCAGGCCGCCACGTTTGGCCAGGTGTGTTTAAAGCCTGGCATGGCGAAAAATACCTACGGCACGGGCTGCTTCATGCTGATGAACGTGGGCAAGCGCCCCTTGCCATCGAAAAACCGGCTGTTGACGACGGTGGGCTGGAGCCTGGGGACGGATGCCAATCAAACCGATTATTTGCTCGAAGGCAGCGCCTTCATTGCGGGCGCGGCCGTGCAGTGGATGCGCGATGGCCTGGGCATCATCCGCGACTCGTCCGAAGTGGAAGCGCTGGCCACCAGCGTGCCCGATTCGGGCGGCCTGGTCTTCGTGCCCGCGTTCGCCGGACTCGGCGCGCCGTACTGGGACCCATATGCGCGCGGCACCCTGATCGGCATCACGCGCGGCACGGGCAAGGCCCACATCGCGCGCGCGGCGCTGGAGGGCGTGGCTTACCAGAACGTCGACGTGTTGTCCGCCATGCAGGATGATGCGGGCATCGCCTTGAGTGAATTGCGCGTCGATGGCGGCGCGGCGCGCAACGACATGCTGATGCAGTTCCAGGCCGACATATTAAATGTGCCCGTGGTGCGTCCCGTGGTGACGGAAACGACGGCCCTGGGCGCCGCCTACCTGGCGGGCCTGGCCGTGGGTTTCTGGGCATCGCAGGAAGAAATCGCCGCCCAGTGGCAGGTGGGACGCCGTTTCGAGCCGGCCATGGCAGCCGATGAACGCTTGAGCCGGCTGCACAAATGGCAGCGGGCCGTGGAGCGCTCGCGCGACTGGAGCGAATGA
- a CDS encoding carbohydrate ABC transporter permease, giving the protein MMHKKISATILIVFLLGSLLPIYWMLNMSLKTNEEIVGVLSLWPEHLTFANYKTIFTDPSWYSGYINSMMYVALNMVMSVTVALPAAYAFSRYNFVGDKHLFFWLLTNRMTPPAVFLVPFFQLYSTVGLMDTHLAVALAHMVFNVPLAVWILEGFMSGVPKEIDETAYIDGYSFPRFFIRIFLPMIKSGVGVTAFFCFMFSWVELLLARTLTSVNAKPIAATMTRTVSAAGMDWGVLAAAGVLTIVPGALVIWFVRHYIAKGFAMGRV; this is encoded by the coding sequence ATGATGCATAAGAAAATCAGTGCCACCATCCTGATCGTCTTTTTGCTGGGTTCCTTGCTGCCCATCTACTGGATGCTCAATATGTCGCTCAAGACCAACGAGGAAATCGTCGGTGTGCTGAGCTTGTGGCCCGAACACCTGACGTTCGCCAACTACAAGACCATCTTTACGGACCCATCTTGGTATAGCGGCTACATCAATTCCATGATGTACGTGGCGCTGAACATGGTGATGTCGGTCACCGTCGCCTTGCCGGCCGCGTATGCCTTTTCGCGCTATAACTTTGTCGGCGATAAACACCTGTTCTTCTGGCTGCTGACCAACCGCATGACGCCGCCCGCCGTCTTCCTCGTACCGTTCTTCCAGCTGTACTCGACGGTGGGCCTGATGGATACGCACCTGGCCGTGGCGCTGGCGCACATGGTCTTCAACGTGCCGCTGGCCGTGTGGATACTGGAAGGCTTCATGTCCGGCGTACCCAAGGAAATCGACGAGACGGCGTATATCGACGGCTACAGTTTTCCCCGTTTCTTCATCCGCATCTTCTTGCCGATGATCAAGTCGGGCGTGGGCGTGACAGCCTTCTTCTGCTTCATGTTCAGCTGGGTGGAATTGCTGCTGGCGCGCACCTTGACGTCCGTCAATGCCAAGCCGATCGCCGCCACCATGACGCGCACGGTGTCGGCGGCCGGCATGGACTGGGGCGTGCTGGCGGCGGCGGGCGTGCTGACAATCGTGCCCGGCGCGCTGGTGATCTGGTTCGTGCGGCATTACATCGCCAAGGGTTTCGCGATGGGGAGGGTGTGA
- a CDS encoding pyridoxal-phosphate dependent enzyme, which translates to MALHIETPLLNSRALSLLSERAIWLKLEALQPPGSFKIRGIGLACEEYARRGASRFISSSGGNAGIAVAYAGRQLGIPVIVVVPETTSARARALIAQEGAEVIVHGAAWQEANALAQSMLTPQDAFLHPFDDPLLWQGHAGMIDEVARAGLKPDAVVLSVGGGGLLAGVAEGLLRNGWDDVAIVAVETEGAASLAAAVAARDHVALPSVASIATSLAARQVCAQAYAISQTRLLHSVVVSDKAAVAACQRFIDDQRLVVEPACGAALAAVYGKVPELAPYRNVLVIVCGGVTATTQQLDHWSATL; encoded by the coding sequence ATGGCCCTGCACATCGAAACCCCTCTGCTCAACTCCCGTGCGCTGAGCCTGCTCAGCGAACGCGCCATCTGGCTCAAGCTCGAAGCCTTGCAGCCGCCCGGCTCCTTCAAGATCCGCGGCATCGGCCTGGCCTGCGAAGAATACGCGCGGCGCGGCGCCAGCCGCTTCATCTCTTCTTCCGGCGGCAATGCCGGCATCGCCGTCGCCTACGCGGGACGCCAGCTGGGCATTCCCGTCATCGTCGTGGTGCCGGAAACGACCAGCGCGCGGGCCCGGGCCCTGATCGCCCAGGAAGGCGCCGAAGTCATCGTGCACGGCGCCGCCTGGCAGGAAGCCAACGCGCTGGCGCAGTCGATGCTCACGCCGCAAGACGCCTTTTTGCACCCGTTCGACGACCCGCTGCTGTGGCAAGGGCACGCGGGCATGATCGATGAAGTGGCCCGCGCTGGCTTGAAACCGGACGCGGTGGTGCTGTCGGTGGGCGGCGGCGGCCTGCTGGCCGGCGTGGCCGAAGGCTTGCTGCGCAACGGCTGGGACGACGTGGCCATCGTGGCCGTGGAAACCGAAGGCGCGGCCTCGCTGGCGGCGGCCGTGGCCGCGCGCGACCACGTGGCCCTGCCATCTGTCGCCAGCATCGCCACCTCGCTGGCCGCGCGCCAGGTGTGCGCGCAAGCCTACGCCATCAGCCAGACGCGCCTGCTGCACAGCGTGGTGGTCTCGGACAAGGCCGCCGTCGCCGCCTGCCAGCGCTTTATTGACGACCAGCGCCTGGTGGTGGAGCCGGCCTGCGGCGCGGCGCTGGCCGCCGTCTACGGCAAGGTGCCGGAACTGGCGCCCTACCGCAATGTGCTCGTCATCGTCTGCGGCGGCGTCACGGCCACCACGCAGCAGCTCGACCACTGGAGCGCCACTCTGTAA
- a CDS encoding ABC transporter ATP-binding protein: protein MARIELVDLAHAYKPNPTAPADYALRPMSMEWQDGGAYALLGPSGCGKTTLLNIISGLVKPSHGKVLFDGKDVTQLPTEARNIAQVFQFPVIYDTMTVHDNLAFPLRNRGWKEIEVKKRVQQVAQMLELTGDLKLRASGLSVDAKQKISLGRGLVRPDVAAVLFDEPLTVIDPHLKWLLRRKLKEIHHELKLSLIYVTHDQVEALTFADQVVVMTQGEVVQTGSAQALFEEPAHTFVGYFIGNPGMNLLDCTLDDGGVRVAGQLLAVSAAARAALAGAQGRITMGVRPEFVECVKAGEGGGGKDHCLDATVTAVRNMGTHYLAEFQLGGATVAAKLRAIDAVVGNAVRLRFPPQRTLYYVNDKRVA, encoded by the coding sequence ATGGCGCGCATCGAACTGGTCGACCTGGCCCACGCCTACAAACCGAACCCGACGGCCCCCGCCGACTATGCGCTGCGGCCCATGAGCATGGAATGGCAGGACGGTGGCGCCTACGCCTTGCTGGGGCCGTCCGGCTGCGGCAAGACGACTTTGCTCAATATCATCTCCGGCCTGGTGAAACCGTCGCATGGCAAGGTGCTGTTCGACGGCAAGGATGTGACGCAGCTGCCCACGGAAGCTCGGAATATCGCGCAAGTGTTCCAGTTTCCCGTCATCTACGACACCATGACCGTGCACGACAACCTGGCGTTTCCGCTGCGCAATCGCGGCTGGAAAGAGATCGAGGTGAAAAAGCGCGTGCAGCAGGTGGCGCAGATGCTGGAATTGACGGGCGACTTGAAACTGCGCGCCAGCGGCTTGTCCGTGGACGCCAAGCAAAAGATTTCGCTGGGACGGGGGCTCGTGCGCCCCGACGTGGCGGCCGTGCTGTTCGACGAACCGCTGACGGTGATCGACCCGCATCTGAAATGGCTGTTGCGCCGCAAACTCAAGGAAATCCACCACGAACTGAAATTGTCCCTGATCTACGTTACCCACGACCAGGTGGAAGCGCTGACCTTTGCCGACCAGGTGGTCGTCATGACGCAGGGCGAAGTGGTGCAGACGGGCAGCGCGCAAGCGCTGTTCGAGGAACCGGCACACACCTTTGTCGGCTACTTTATCGGCAATCCGGGCATGAACTTGCTCGATTGCACCCTGGACGATGGCGGCGTGCGCGTGGCGGGGCAGCTGCTCGCCGTGTCCGCCGCTGCCCGCGCGGCCCTGGCTGGCGCGCAAGGCAGAATCACGATGGGCGTACGACCGGAATTCGTCGAATGCGTGAAAGCGGGCGAGGGCGGCGGGGGGAAGGATCATTGCCTGGACGCGACGGTCACGGCCGTACGCAACATGGGCACGCATTATCTGGCGGAATTTCAGCTGGGCGGCGCCACGGTGGCGGCCAAGCTGCGCGCCATCGATGCCGTCGTCGGGAATGCTGTGCGGCTGCGCTTTCCGCCGCAACGCACCCTTTACTATGTCAACGACAAGCGGGTGGCCTGA
- a CDS encoding MarR family winged helix-turn-helix transcriptional regulator, whose translation MSHNFETAASPQAVHSNSVPVSELEAHLGYWLRFVSNHVSHSFQKKAEANGVTVSEWVVLREMFRLGCTSPTVLAQVSGMSKGAVSKLIDRLESKGMVSKSILLADRRQHSIELTTEGEALVPVLAEMADQNDEEFFGKLPRQLRDDLLEAMKAVARTHQLKSAPLN comes from the coding sequence ATGAGCCATAATTTTGAAACGGCCGCCTCGCCGCAAGCAGTCCATTCCAACAGCGTTCCCGTCAGCGAACTGGAAGCCCATCTGGGCTACTGGCTGCGTTTCGTCTCCAACCACGTTTCCCACAGCTTCCAGAAAAAAGCGGAAGCCAACGGCGTGACGGTGTCCGAATGGGTGGTGCTGCGCGAAATGTTCCGTCTGGGCTGCACCTCGCCCACGGTGCTGGCGCAAGTGTCCGGCATGAGCAAGGGCGCCGTGTCGAAGCTGATCGACCGCCTGGAAAGCAAGGGCATGGTCAGCAAGTCCATCCTGCTGGCCGACCGCCGCCAGCATTCGATCGAACTGACCACGGAAGGCGAGGCGCTGGTGCCCGTGCTGGCCGAGATGGCCGACCAGAACGACGAGGAATTCTTCGGCAAGCTGCCGCGCCAGCTGCGCGACGACCTGCTCGAGGCTATGAAGGCAGTGGCACGCACGCATCAGCTCAAGAGCGCGCCCCTGAATTAA
- a CDS encoding ABC transporter ATP-binding protein: MQLVLDKISRKQGADDYLYPMSLALVPGAINVLLGTTRAGKTTLMRVMAGLDKPSGGTVTADGVDVTGVPVSKRNLAMVYQQFINYPAFTVYDNIASPLRLRKEPEEQIRTKVLALAERLHITPYLQRTPGELSGGQQQRTALGRALIKDASLLLLDEPLVNLDYKLREELRRELTELFSSGSTTVVYATTEPLEALQLGGHVAVLHEGRLLQQGPTLDVFNAPNSIAVARTFSDPPINLIPAQVDADGVAQLADGLAIPLSDAQRARLGDSTEVILGVRAHSLHLSPQSDGDVAIAAQVDLAEISGSETYVHARRGELALVAQLGGVHKLEIGSACTVYCQPHALLIFGQDGGLLFAPAQGGV, encoded by the coding sequence GTGCAACTGGTACTGGACAAGATCAGCAGGAAGCAGGGGGCTGACGATTATTTATATCCGATGTCGCTGGCGCTGGTGCCGGGCGCCATCAACGTCTTGCTGGGCACTACGCGTGCCGGCAAGACCACCCTGATGCGCGTGATGGCGGGCCTGGACAAGCCCAGCGGGGGCACGGTGACGGCCGATGGCGTCGACGTAACGGGCGTGCCCGTCAGCAAACGTAACCTGGCCATGGTGTACCAGCAATTCATCAACTATCCAGCCTTCACCGTGTACGACAATATCGCCTCGCCCTTGCGCTTGCGCAAGGAGCCCGAGGAGCAGATCCGCACCAAGGTGCTGGCGCTGGCCGAGCGCCTGCACATCACGCCGTATTTGCAGCGCACGCCAGGAGAATTGTCGGGCGGCCAGCAGCAGCGCACGGCGCTGGGGCGCGCGCTGATCAAGGATGCCTCGCTGTTGCTGCTCGACGAACCGCTGGTCAACCTCGACTACAAATTGCGCGAGGAATTGCGCCGCGAATTGACGGAACTGTTTTCCAGCGGCAGCACGACGGTCGTGTATGCCACCACGGAACCGCTGGAAGCGCTACAGCTGGGCGGCCACGTGGCCGTGCTGCACGAAGGGCGGCTGCTGCAGCAGGGGCCGACCCTGGACGTCTTCAACGCGCCCAATTCCATCGCCGTGGCGCGCACCTTCAGCGATCCGCCCATCAACCTTATCCCGGCGCAAGTCGATGCAGATGGCGTGGCGCAATTGGCCGACGGCCTGGCCATACCCCTGAGCGATGCACAGCGCGCCCGCCTGGGCGACAGCACGGAGGTGATCCTCGGCGTGCGCGCGCACAGCCTGCATCTGTCTCCCCAGTCCGATGGCGACGTGGCCATTGCGGCGCAGGTGGACCTGGCGGAAATCAGCGGCTCGGAAACCTATGTGCATGCGCGCCGCGGCGAGCTGGCCCTGGTGGCGCAACTCGGTGGCGTGCACAAGCTGGAGATCGGCAGCGCCTGCACCGTGTATTGCCAGCCGCATGCCTTGCTGATCTTCGGGCAAGACGGCGGCCTGCTGTTCGCTCCTGCGCAGGGAGGAGTGTGA
- the glpD gene encoding glycerol-3-phosphate dehydrogenase: MASMQQGIDAVPQPAMTCDVLVVGGGINGAGIARDAAGRGLSVVLCEKDDLAAHTSSASTKLIHGGLRYLEYYEFGLVRKALIEREVLLRSAPHIMWPLRFVMPHARGQRPAWLIRAGLFLYDMLAKREILPASSGIDLTRHAAGQPLQPQFKRGFVYSDGWVDDARLVVLNVIDAADKGATILTRTRCTTLAREGEGEGASWLATLQHASGTQTTVRARSVVNAAGPWTAEFLQQAAPGGQGRHLRLIKGSHIVVKRLFAHDHAYIFQHPDGRIVFAIPYEHDFTLIGTTDLDYQGERGKVEIDDEEIRYLCELSSYYFSKPVVPADVVWTYAGVRPLVEDAAADAKAVTRDYRFELDQEGAPLLSIFGGKITTFRKLAEEALDLLAPLLGNTRPAWTANACLPGGDVYGSTPQNRSVREFGQFVQGLQREYAWLPAALVARYARAYGTRIHVLLAGRTDLAAMGEEIVAGLYAAEVDYVRRHEWAVSAADILWRRSKLGLHLPRETAATLDAWLLQHPLSS; this comes from the coding sequence ATGGCCTCAATGCAGCAGGGAATCGACGCGGTGCCGCAGCCGGCGATGACATGCGACGTGCTGGTGGTGGGCGGCGGCATCAACGGCGCCGGCATCGCGCGCGACGCGGCGGGCCGGGGCTTGTCCGTGGTGCTGTGCGAAAAAGACGACCTGGCCGCGCACACCTCGTCCGCATCCACCAAGCTGATACACGGTGGCCTGCGCTACCTCGAATACTATGAATTCGGCCTCGTGCGCAAGGCGCTGATCGAGCGCGAGGTGCTGCTGCGCTCGGCGCCGCACATCATGTGGCCCTTGCGTTTCGTCATGCCGCACGCCAGGGGCCAGCGTCCCGCCTGGCTGATACGCGCCGGCTTGTTCCTTTACGACATGCTGGCGAAGCGCGAAATCCTGCCCGCCTCCAGCGGCATCGATCTGACCCGCCACGCGGCGGGACAACCATTACAACCCCAGTTCAAGCGCGGCTTCGTGTATTCCGACGGCTGGGTCGATGATGCGCGCCTGGTGGTGCTCAACGTCATCGATGCGGCGGACAAGGGCGCCACCATTCTGACGCGCACGCGCTGCACGACGCTGGCGCGCGAAGGCGAGGGGGAGGGCGCTTCCTGGCTGGCCACCTTGCAGCATGCCAGCGGCACGCAGACGACCGTGCGCGCGCGCAGCGTCGTCAATGCGGCGGGACCCTGGACGGCCGAGTTCCTGCAGCAGGCGGCGCCCGGCGGACAGGGCCGGCATTTGCGCCTGATCAAGGGCAGCCATATCGTCGTCAAGCGCTTGTTCGCGCATGATCACGCATATATCTTCCAGCATCCCGATGGACGCATCGTGTTTGCCATTCCGTATGAGCATGATTTCACGCTGATCGGCACCACCGATCTCGACTACCAGGGCGAGCGTGGCAAGGTGGAAATCGATGACGAGGAAATTCGTTACTTGTGCGAGCTTTCCAGTTACTATTTCAGCAAGCCCGTCGTGCCGGCCGACGTGGTCTGGACGTATGCGGGCGTGCGCCCGCTGGTGGAAGACGCGGCGGCCGACGCCAAGGCCGTCACGCGCGATTACCGTTTCGAACTGGACCAGGAAGGCGCGCCGCTGCTGAGTATCTTCGGCGGCAAGATCACCACGTTTCGCAAGCTGGCCGAGGAAGCGCTCGATCTACTGGCGCCCTTGCTGGGCAATACACGGCCAGCCTGGACGGCCAACGCTTGCCTGCCCGGCGGCGACGTGTACGGCAGCACGCCGCAGAACCGGTCCGTGCGCGAGTTCGGCCAGTTCGTGCAAGGCTTGCAGCGCGAGTATGCGTGGCTGCCGGCGGCGCTGGTGGCGCGCTATGCACGGGCCTACGGTACGCGCATCCATGTGCTGCTGGCCGGGCGGACGGACCTGGCGGCCATGGGCGAGGAAATTGTCGCCGGCCTGTACGCGGCGGAAGTGGACTATGTGCGGCGCCATGAATGGGCCGTCAGCGCGGCCGACATCCTGTGGCGGCGCTCCAAGCTGGGCCTGCACCTGCCGCGCGAGACGGCGGCCACGCTCGACGCCTGGCTGTTGCAGCACCCGTTGTCGTCGTAA